One part of the Quercus lobata isolate SW786 chromosome 7, ValleyOak3.0 Primary Assembly, whole genome shotgun sequence genome encodes these proteins:
- the LOC115954068 gene encoding eukaryotic translation initiation factor 2 subunit beta isoform X4 — translation MELKDDISDIATFDPTKKKKKKKKGLGFADDSVDKLTEKTENVGGRHELGKTIVSDEEEVLNDENVDSWEDIDVMDEEGKGIVLMQNSWERTDRDYEYEELLSRMFNILRENNPELAGDRRRTVIRPPQVLREGTKKTVFVNFMDLCKTMHRQPEHVMTFLLAEMGTSGSLDGKQRLVVKGIFAPKNFEGILRRYINEYVMCNCCKSPDTILTEENRLFFLRCEQCGSSRSVALIKAGFIARVERRKAGT, via the exons aTGGAATTGAAGGATGATATCTCAGAT ATTGCTACTTTTGATCCtactaaaaagaagaagaaaaagaaaaaaggtctGGGTTTTGCCGATGATTCTGTGGATAAGTTGACTGAGAAAACTGAAAATGTGGGAGGTAGACATGAACTCGGCAAAACAATTG TATCTGATGAAGAGGAAGTTCTTAATGATGAAAATGTCGACTCTTGGGAGGATATTGATG TCATGGATGAAGAAGGGAAAGGGATTGTCTTAATGCAGAATTCCTGGGAAAGAACTGATCGAGATTATGAATATGAAGAG CTTCTTAGTAGGATGTTCAATATCCTCCGCGAAAATAATCCTGAGCTAGCAGGAGATAGACGTAGGACAGTTATAAGGCCTCCACAAGTTCTACGAGAAGGCACAAAGAAGACAgtgtttgtaaattttatggatcTCTGCAAAAC GATGCATAGGCAGCCAGAGCATGTCATGACATTCTTACTGGCTGAAATGGGGACAAGTGGATCTTTGGATGGGAAACAGCGGTTGGTCGTTAAGGGTATATTTGCTCCAAAAAACTTTGAAGGGATCCTGCGAAGATACATAA ATGAGTATGTCATGTGTAATTGCTGCAAAAGTCCAGACACAATTCTTACCGAGGAGAATCGTCTCTTCTTTCTCAGATGTGAGCAG TGTGGTTCTAGCCGGTCTGTGGCCCTCATCAAGGCTGGTTTTATTGCTAGGGTGGAGCGTCGGAAGGCTGGGACATGA
- the LOC115954068 gene encoding eukaryotic translation initiation factor 2 subunit beta isoform X1 has protein sequence MINGIGIVSLHVFTLFARLHRQPEHVMTFLPSEMGTSGSLGGQQQLVVRGRFAPKSFEGILQRCIILQIATFDPTKKKKKKKKGLGFADDSVDKLTEKTENVGGRHELGKTIVSDEEEVLNDENVDSWEDIDVMDEEGKGIVLMQNSWERTDRDYEYEELLSRMFNILRENNPELAGDRRRTVIRPPQVLREGTKKTVFVNFMDLCKTMHRQPEHVMTFLLAEMGTSGSLDGKQRLVVKGIFAPKNFEGILRRYINEYVMCNCCKSPDTILTEENRLFFLRCEQCGSSRSVALIKAGFIARVERRKAGT, from the exons ATGATCAATGGGATTGGCATTGTTTCTCTGCATGTTTTCACACTCTTTGCTAG GTTGCATAGGCAACCAGAGCATGTCATGACATTCTTACCATCTGAAATGGGGACAAGTGGATCTTTGGGTGGACAACAGCAGTTAGTAGTAAGGGGTAGATTTGCTCCTAAAAGCTTTGAAGGGATTCTGCAAAGATGCATAA TTTTGCAGATTGCTACTTTTGATCCtactaaaaagaagaagaaaaagaaaaaaggtctGGGTTTTGCCGATGATTCTGTGGATAAGTTGACTGAGAAAACTGAAAATGTGGGAGGTAGACATGAACTCGGCAAAACAATTG TATCTGATGAAGAGGAAGTTCTTAATGATGAAAATGTCGACTCTTGGGAGGATATTGATG TCATGGATGAAGAAGGGAAAGGGATTGTCTTAATGCAGAATTCCTGGGAAAGAACTGATCGAGATTATGAATATGAAGAG CTTCTTAGTAGGATGTTCAATATCCTCCGCGAAAATAATCCTGAGCTAGCAGGAGATAGACGTAGGACAGTTATAAGGCCTCCACAAGTTCTACGAGAAGGCACAAAGAAGACAgtgtttgtaaattttatggatcTCTGCAAAAC GATGCATAGGCAGCCAGAGCATGTCATGACATTCTTACTGGCTGAAATGGGGACAAGTGGATCTTTGGATGGGAAACAGCGGTTGGTCGTTAAGGGTATATTTGCTCCAAAAAACTTTGAAGGGATCCTGCGAAGATACATAA ATGAGTATGTCATGTGTAATTGCTGCAAAAGTCCAGACACAATTCTTACCGAGGAGAATCGTCTCTTCTTTCTCAGATGTGAGCAG TGTGGTTCTAGCCGGTCTGTGGCCCTCATCAAGGCTGGTTTTATTGCTAGGGTGGAGCGTCGGAAGGCTGGGACATGA
- the LOC115954068 gene encoding eukaryotic translation initiation factor 2 subunit beta isoform X2 yields MINGIGIVSLHVFTLFARLHRQPEHVMTFLPSEMGTSGSLGGQQQLVVRGRFAPKSFEGILQRCIILQIATFDPTKKKKKKKKGLGFADDSVDKLTEKTENVGGRHELGKTIVSDEEEVLNDENVDSWEDIDVMDEEGKGIVLMQNSWERTDRDYEYEELLSRMFNILRENNPELAGDRRRTVIRPPQVLREGTKKTVFVNFMDLCKTMHRQPEHVMTFLLAEMGTSGSLDGKQRLVVKGIFAPKNFEGILRRYINEYVMCNCCKSPDTILTEENRLFFLRCEQDISRAKFEEEKPFNG; encoded by the exons ATGATCAATGGGATTGGCATTGTTTCTCTGCATGTTTTCACACTCTTTGCTAG GTTGCATAGGCAACCAGAGCATGTCATGACATTCTTACCATCTGAAATGGGGACAAGTGGATCTTTGGGTGGACAACAGCAGTTAGTAGTAAGGGGTAGATTTGCTCCTAAAAGCTTTGAAGGGATTCTGCAAAGATGCATAA TTTTGCAGATTGCTACTTTTGATCCtactaaaaagaagaagaaaaagaaaaaaggtctGGGTTTTGCCGATGATTCTGTGGATAAGTTGACTGAGAAAACTGAAAATGTGGGAGGTAGACATGAACTCGGCAAAACAATTG TATCTGATGAAGAGGAAGTTCTTAATGATGAAAATGTCGACTCTTGGGAGGATATTGATG TCATGGATGAAGAAGGGAAAGGGATTGTCTTAATGCAGAATTCCTGGGAAAGAACTGATCGAGATTATGAATATGAAGAG CTTCTTAGTAGGATGTTCAATATCCTCCGCGAAAATAATCCTGAGCTAGCAGGAGATAGACGTAGGACAGTTATAAGGCCTCCACAAGTTCTACGAGAAGGCACAAAGAAGACAgtgtttgtaaattttatggatcTCTGCAAAAC GATGCATAGGCAGCCAGAGCATGTCATGACATTCTTACTGGCTGAAATGGGGACAAGTGGATCTTTGGATGGGAAACAGCGGTTGGTCGTTAAGGGTATATTTGCTCCAAAAAACTTTGAAGGGATCCTGCGAAGATACATAA ATGAGTATGTCATGTGTAATTGCTGCAAAAGTCCAGACACAATTCTTACCGAGGAGAATCGTCTCTTCTTTCTCAGATGTGAGCAG GACATATCGAGAGCCAAATTTGAGGAAGAAAAACCTTTTAATGGCTGA
- the LOC115954068 gene encoding eukaryotic translation initiation factor 2 subunit beta isoform X3, producing MTFLPSEMGTSGSLGGQQQLVVRGRFAPKSFEGILQRCIILQIATFDPTKKKKKKKKGLGFADDSVDKLTEKTENVGGRHELGKTIVSDEEEVLNDENVDSWEDIDVMDEEGKGIVLMQNSWERTDRDYEYEELLSRMFNILRENNPELAGDRRRTVIRPPQVLREGTKKTVFVNFMDLCKTMHRQPEHVMTFLLAEMGTSGSLDGKQRLVVKGIFAPKNFEGILRRYINEYVMCNCCKSPDTILTEENRLFFLRCEQCGSSRSVALIKAGFIARVERRKAGT from the exons ATGACATTCTTACCATCTGAAATGGGGACAAGTGGATCTTTGGGTGGACAACAGCAGTTAGTAGTAAGGGGTAGATTTGCTCCTAAAAGCTTTGAAGGGATTCTGCAAAGATGCATAA TTTTGCAGATTGCTACTTTTGATCCtactaaaaagaagaagaaaaagaaaaaaggtctGGGTTTTGCCGATGATTCTGTGGATAAGTTGACTGAGAAAACTGAAAATGTGGGAGGTAGACATGAACTCGGCAAAACAATTG TATCTGATGAAGAGGAAGTTCTTAATGATGAAAATGTCGACTCTTGGGAGGATATTGATG TCATGGATGAAGAAGGGAAAGGGATTGTCTTAATGCAGAATTCCTGGGAAAGAACTGATCGAGATTATGAATATGAAGAG CTTCTTAGTAGGATGTTCAATATCCTCCGCGAAAATAATCCTGAGCTAGCAGGAGATAGACGTAGGACAGTTATAAGGCCTCCACAAGTTCTACGAGAAGGCACAAAGAAGACAgtgtttgtaaattttatggatcTCTGCAAAAC GATGCATAGGCAGCCAGAGCATGTCATGACATTCTTACTGGCTGAAATGGGGACAAGTGGATCTTTGGATGGGAAACAGCGGTTGGTCGTTAAGGGTATATTTGCTCCAAAAAACTTTGAAGGGATCCTGCGAAGATACATAA ATGAGTATGTCATGTGTAATTGCTGCAAAAGTCCAGACACAATTCTTACCGAGGAGAATCGTCTCTTCTTTCTCAGATGTGAGCAG TGTGGTTCTAGCCGGTCTGTGGCCCTCATCAAGGCTGGTTTTATTGCTAGGGTGGAGCGTCGGAAGGCTGGGACATGA